From the Theobroma cacao cultivar B97-61/B2 chromosome 2, Criollo_cocoa_genome_V2, whole genome shotgun sequence genome, one window contains:
- the LOC108660650 gene encoding uncharacterized protein LOC108660650 has protein sequence MANSLSLRSILDAKKLTGSNFIDWFRNIKIVLKQEKKAYVLGGPILEEPSDNATNEEKKAYRVYMDDFNQATCVMLASMGLDLQKQHEVMNALDIILNLRKMFDKESHIGRFNILRELF, from the coding sequence ATGGCGAATAGTTTATCACTTAGAAGCATACTTGATGCAAAGAAGTTAACAGGCTCAAATTTCATTGACTGGTTTCGTAATATCAAGATTGTCttgaaacaagagaaaaaggcttatgtcttAGGTGGTCCTATTCTCGAGGAACCTAGTGATAATGCTACAAATGAGGAAAAAAAGGCTTATAGAGTTTATATGGATGATTTCAATCAAGCCACATGTGTAATGTTGGCTAGTATGGGTCTAGATcttcaaaagcaacatgaagTTATGAATGCCTTAGATATTATCCTAAACCTTAGAAAAATGTTTGATAAGGAAAGTCACATAGGAAGATTCAACATTTTAAGGGAATTGTTTTGA